The following are encoded in a window of Amblyraja radiata isolate CabotCenter1 chromosome 7, sAmbRad1.1.pri, whole genome shotgun sequence genomic DNA:
- the LOC116974913 gene encoding LOW QUALITY PROTEIN: C-X-C chemokine receptor type 2-like (The sequence of the model RefSeq protein was modified relative to this genomic sequence to represent the inferred CDS: substituted 1 base at 1 genomic stop codon), protein MKTITAVVYSLVCLLAVTGNVLVLVVILHNRRSISSTDVYLLHLATADLLFALTLPFWAVDAVSGWMFGDAMCKMISMLQEVNFYSGILLLACISVDRYLAIVRSVQSHGHKRPXMVKLVCAIVWLVALLLSSPVLYNEMFYDLTMVVDMLVRVKHIKVSCIQRDHLDRAVLATQCLAFLHSCINPILYVFIGVKFRSNLVKLLAHKGLIKRSKESQFNKSRSSSVAGQTSTTI, encoded by the exons ATGAAGACCATCACGGCGGTGGTCTACAGCCTGGTGTGTCTCTTGGCCGTGACGGGGAATGTACTGGTGTTGGTGGTCATCCTTCACAACCGCCGCTCCATCTCATCCACGGACGTCTACCTGCTCCATCTGGCCACGGCCGACCTGCTCTTTGCCCTCACCCTGCCCTTCTGGGCAGTGGACGCCGTGTCTGGCTGGATGTTTGGTGACGCCATGTGTAAGATGATCAGTATGTTGCAGGAGGTGAACTTTTACAGTGGCATCCTCCTGCTGGCCTGCATCAGCGTGGACCGCTACCTGGCCATTGTCCGCTCTGTCCAGTCACACGGCCACAAGAGGCCGTGAATGGTCAAACTGGTGTGTGCCATCGTCTGGCTCGTGGCCCTGCTCCTGTCCTCGCCCGTCCTCTACAATGAAATGTTCTACG ATCTAACCATGGTTGTGGACATGCTGGTGAGAGTCAAACACATCAAAGTCTCCTGCATCCAACGTGACCACTTGGACAGGGCCGTGCTGGCCACCCAGTGCTTGGCCTTTCTTCACAGCTGCATCAACCCAATCCTCTACGTCTTCATCGGGGTGAAGTTCAGGAGCAACCTGGTCAAACTCCTGGCTCATAAAGGCCTCATAAAGAGAAGCAAAGAATCCCAATTCAATAAATCACGCTCATCCTCAGTCGCTGGGCAGACATCTACCACCATTTAG